One window of Tenacibaculum maritimum NCIMB 2154 genomic DNA carries:
- a CDS encoding TAT-variant-translocated molybdopterin oxidoreductase, protein MASNKKYWQSVEELKDSSIVETLSKNEFVEEIPTDEFLGDKQTLESSSTSRRDFLKYVGFTTAAASLAACEGPVRKSIPYVVKPDDITVGVADWYATTMADGYDFANILVKTREGRPILVMPNKEANGETNARTQASVLSLYDDALRLKEPKKGKATISWADADKEIIGKLNQLKEANEEVVLLTGTLASPSTEKIIADFIEVYPNVKHVSYDAVSESGALDAFEEMHGKRALPNYDLSKAEVIASIGADFLGDWHGGFEKSYVAGRKPELGKMSYHVQVESNMSLTGANADKRIVVKPSDQVFALINLYNAITGGVLPSKATPIDADIKKLATALKKAGSKAVVMTGLNDKNAQLVALAINKALDSEIIDTVNVNYTRKGNDTEVARLIADMKSGKVSGVITYNVNPIYTLADAAGFSEGLKKTKLSVALSLQNDDMANATQYALPTPHYLESWGDVMKTEGTYGLMQPTIKPLFNTRQLQDVLLKWSGSSVNYYDALKEYWKTNVLGGKSWNQALHDGFFTVENDVLEDVIESAIDLAPVGAQLAASAKIASGFELNLYTTTALGDGKQANNPWLQELPDPLTRATWDNYLTMSLSDARELGFENPVRDNGAIDGNYANVTVNGVTLKNVPVMIQPGQAKGSVGLALGYGRTQGLKKEMQVGVNAYPLYVNGNHIQYNVAIEKTSGWHEFACTQVQKTIAGRHDILKEATLKEVTNKNLDPKHTWNKPFMVSYDHQEVEAKKIDLWEEHNREIGHHFNLSIDLTSCTGCGACVIACHADNNVPVVGKNEVRVGRDMHWLRIDRYYSSTVEDRQHDKEQASMTMEQFKAENPNIANQDIERKYTERVLELSKGDLFDALENPAENPQVAFQPMMCQHCNHAPCETVCPVAATSHGRQGQNQMAYNRCVGTRYCANNCPYRVRRFNWFNYAENDEFDFNMNNEYGKMVLNPDVVVRSRGVMEKCSFCIQSTQEVILRAKREKRPVRKDEFNDACACSAACSSGSMVFGDINNPEDPVTPLVEDRRAFHVLDYIGTKPNVVYQVKVRNTNEA, encoded by the coding sequence ATGGCTTCAAACAAAAAATACTGGCAAAGTGTTGAGGAACTAAAAGATAGTTCTATTGTTGAAACGCTAAGTAAAAATGAATTTGTAGAAGAAATTCCAACAGATGAATTTTTAGGAGATAAACAAACATTGGAATCATCATCTACCTCTCGTAGAGATTTCTTAAAATATGTAGGATTTACAACTGCTGCGGCTTCATTGGCTGCATGTGAAGGTCCTGTTAGAAAATCTATTCCTTATGTTGTAAAACCAGATGATATTACAGTAGGAGTAGCAGATTGGTATGCTACAACGATGGCAGATGGGTATGATTTTGCAAATATATTAGTGAAAACAAGAGAAGGGCGTCCTATCTTAGTTATGCCTAATAAAGAAGCAAATGGAGAAACCAATGCTCGTACGCAAGCATCTGTGTTATCTTTGTATGATGATGCACTTCGTTTAAAAGAACCTAAAAAAGGAAAGGCTACGATTTCTTGGGCTGATGCAGATAAAGAAATTATAGGTAAATTAAATCAGTTAAAGGAAGCAAATGAAGAAGTTGTTTTACTAACTGGAACATTAGCCAGTCCTTCAACGGAGAAGATAATAGCTGATTTTATAGAAGTATATCCAAATGTGAAACATGTGTCTTATGATGCTGTTTCAGAAAGCGGAGCTTTAGATGCATTTGAGGAAATGCATGGTAAGAGAGCTTTGCCTAACTATGATTTAAGTAAAGCAGAAGTAATAGCTTCTATCGGGGCTGATTTCTTAGGAGATTGGCATGGAGGTTTTGAAAAGTCATATGTTGCTGGTAGGAAGCCAGAATTAGGTAAGATGTCTTACCATGTTCAGGTAGAAAGTAATATGTCTTTAACAGGAGCAAATGCTGATAAAAGAATTGTTGTAAAACCTTCTGACCAAGTGTTTGCTTTGATTAACTTGTATAATGCAATAACTGGAGGTGTCTTACCTTCTAAAGCAACACCAATAGATGCTGATATTAAAAAATTAGCAACTGCTTTGAAAAAAGCAGGTTCTAAAGCTGTTGTAATGACAGGGTTGAATGATAAGAATGCACAATTAGTAGCTCTGGCTATTAATAAGGCATTGGATAGCGAGATAATTGATACTGTAAATGTAAATTACACGAGAAAAGGTAATGATACAGAAGTAGCAAGGTTGATTGCAGATATGAAATCAGGAAAAGTGAGCGGGGTAATTACATACAACGTAAACCCAATTTATACTTTGGCAGATGCTGCTGGTTTCTCTGAAGGATTAAAGAAAACGAAGTTGTCAGTTGCTTTATCATTGCAAAATGATGATATGGCAAATGCTACACAATATGCATTACCAACGCCACATTATTTGGAGTCTTGGGGAGATGTAATGAAAACCGAAGGAACTTATGGTTTAATGCAGCCAACAATAAAGCCATTGTTTAATACGCGTCAATTGCAGGACGTTTTGTTAAAATGGTCAGGAAGTTCTGTAAACTATTATGATGCTTTAAAAGAATATTGGAAAACAAATGTTCTAGGAGGTAAATCTTGGAATCAAGCATTGCATGATGGTTTCTTTACGGTAGAAAATGATGTTTTAGAAGATGTAATAGAGAGTGCAATTGATTTAGCACCTGTAGGAGCTCAATTAGCAGCTTCTGCAAAAATAGCATCAGGATTTGAGTTAAATTTATACACTACAACAGCATTAGGAGATGGGAAACAAGCAAATAATCCTTGGTTACAGGAGTTGCCAGATCCATTAACACGTGCTACTTGGGATAATTATTTGACAATGTCATTGTCAGATGCTCGTGAGTTAGGTTTTGAAAATCCAGTTAGAGATAATGGAGCAATTGACGGTAACTATGCAAATGTAACAGTTAATGGAGTTACTCTTAAAAATGTTCCTGTAATGATACAACCAGGACAGGCAAAAGGATCTGTTGGTTTGGCATTAGGATATGGTAGAACGCAAGGCTTAAAAAAGGAAATGCAAGTAGGGGTAAATGCTTACCCTCTATATGTAAATGGAAATCATATACAGTATAATGTAGCTATAGAAAAAACTTCGGGATGGCATGAGTTTGCGTGTACTCAAGTACAAAAAACAATTGCTGGACGTCATGATATTTTAAAGGAAGCTACTTTAAAAGAAGTTACTAATAAAAACTTAGATCCTAAACATACGTGGAATAAGCCATTCATGGTTTCTTATGACCACCAAGAGGTTGAAGCTAAAAAAATAGATTTATGGGAAGAGCACAATCGTGAGATAGGGCACCATTTTAATTTATCAATTGATTTAACTTCGTGTACAGGATGTGGAGCATGTGTAATTGCTTGTCATGCTGATAATAATGTGCCCGTAGTAGGTAAAAATGAAGTGCGTGTAGGTAGAGATATGCACTGGCTGCGTATTGATCGTTATTATTCTTCTACGGTAGAAGATAGACAGCATGATAAAGAACAAGCTTCCATGACTATGGAGCAGTTTAAAGCTGAAAATCCAAATATAGCTAATCAAGATATTGAAAGAAAATATACAGAACGCGTATTAGAGTTGAGTAAAGGTGACTTGTTTGATGCTTTGGAGAATCCTGCTGAGAACCCACAGGTAGCTTTCCAACCAATGATGTGCCAGCACTGTAATCATGCGCCATGTGAAACAGTATGTCCAGTAGCGGCAACATCACATGGACGCCAAGGTCAAAATCAAATGGCCTATAACAGATGTGTTGGAACAAGATATTGTGCAAATAACTGTCCGTATAGAGTTCGTCGTTTCAACTGGTTTAACTACGCTGAAAATGATGAGTTTGACTTTAATATGAATAATGAGTACGGAAAAATGGTGTTGAATCCAGATGTAGTTGTTCGTTCGCGTGGAGTAATGGAAAAATGTTCATTCTGTATTCAATCAACTCAAGAGGTTATTTTGAGGGCAAAAAGAGAGAAACGACCTGTTAGAAAGGATGAGTTTAACGATGCTTGTGCTTGTTCAGCAGCTTGTTCATCAGGTTCTATGGTCTTTGGAGATATTAACAATCCAGAAGATCCAGTAACTCCTTTAGTAGAAGATAGAAGAGCATTCCATGTGCTAGATTACATCGGAACAAAACCAAATGTTGTATATCAAGTAAAAGTTAGAAATACAAACGAAGCTTAA
- a CDS encoding c-type cytochrome codes for MKSVNKHNRLSQILVKSFTFLLVFSLSLSLQAQEGSIDKARQKEGKKLFKSLCASCHKLNKRLVGPKLGGVEERRENAWLKAWIKDNAALRATGDADAIAVFDEYKGSNMTAFPQLTDKNIDDILYYTTVGDIKKPTEVVVSGTEGGSEGGGPKWLINILAAAVVVGFLIIASLLKTISELKGAPKTPGITGNLGELWEGIKKNTFLHVLIVIFGALITAYFLFGTLFKVGVDQGYQPIQPIAFSHKIHAGDNKIDCQYCHSSAKHSKTSGIPSVNVCMNCHKNISEVAEDTKIEGMGKAQLDKEIQKIYAAVGWDTNTLEYTGKTKPVKWVRVHNLPDFAYFNHSQHVTVGGVKCQKCHGPVEEMDEVYQYSPLTMGWCIDCHKETKVDLKGNDYYKKIHEELSKKYGVDQVTVAQLGGKECGKCHY; via the coding sequence ATGAAAAGTGTGAATAAACACAATAGACTAAGTCAGATACTCGTAAAGAGTTTTACGTTCCTATTAGTTTTTTCTTTGAGTCTTTCTTTGCAAGCGCAAGAAGGTTCAATAGATAAAGCTCGTCAAAAAGAAGGGAAGAAATTATTTAAATCTTTATGTGCATCTTGTCATAAGTTAAACAAGAGGTTGGTAGGGCCTAAACTTGGAGGCGTAGAAGAGCGTAGAGAAAATGCATGGCTAAAAGCTTGGATTAAAGACAATGCGGCTTTAAGAGCGACGGGTGATGCAGATGCAATCGCAGTTTTTGATGAGTATAAGGGGTCTAATATGACGGCCTTTCCTCAGTTAACAGATAAGAATATTGATGATATTCTGTATTATACTACCGTTGGAGATATTAAGAAGCCAACAGAGGTTGTGGTTTCTGGTACAGAGGGAGGTTCTGAAGGGGGTGGTCCTAAATGGTTGATTAATATATTAGCGGCAGCAGTTGTTGTAGGTTTCTTGATAATCGCTAGCTTGTTGAAAACAATAAGTGAGTTAAAAGGAGCTCCAAAAACACCTGGGATTACCGGTAATTTAGGAGAGCTGTGGGAAGGTATTAAGAAAAATACATTCTTACATGTTTTAATCGTAATCTTTGGAGCGTTGATAACTGCTTACTTCTTGTTTGGTACTTTGTTTAAAGTAGGAGTAGATCAAGGATATCAGCCAATTCAACCGATTGCTTTTTCTCATAAAATACACGCTGGAGATAATAAGATAGATTGTCAATATTGTCACTCTTCTGCTAAACACAGTAAGACATCTGGGATACCATCTGTAAACGTTTGTATGAATTGTCATAAAAATATTTCTGAGGTAGCAGAAGATACAAAGATAGAAGGTATGGGTAAGGCTCAACTGGATAAAGAGATTCAAAAGATTTATGCTGCTGTAGGGTGGGATACTAATACATTAGAATATACTGGAAAAACAAAGCCTGTTAAATGGGTAAGAGTTCATAATTTGCCAGATTTTGCGTATTTTAACCACTCGCAACACGTAACTGTTGGAGGTGTTAAGTGTCAGAAATGTCATGGGCCAGTTGAAGAAATGGATGAAGTATATCAATACTCACCATTAACTATGGGATGGTGTATAGACTGTCACAAGGAGACTAAAGTAGATTTAAAGGGTAATGATTATTACAAGAAAATCCACGAAGAGTTGTCTAAGAAATATGGAGTAGACCAAGTAACTGTAGCTCAGTTAGGTGGTAAGGAATGTGGTAAGTGTCATTATTAA
- a CDS encoding SPOR domain-containing protein — MKIKELFLALFIISFANITNANAQSNLTENKDINSLIAKKREYNKSVGYGYRIQLYNGTEKRAKSLRNRFQLTFPDTYTKLKYDAPEWKIHVGNYKTRLEADKALHKIQESFSGAIVINL, encoded by the coding sequence ATGAAAATCAAAGAACTATTTCTAGCTTTATTCATCATTTCATTTGCCAATATAACCAATGCAAATGCACAATCTAACCTCACTGAAAACAAAGACATTAACTCTCTAATTGCAAAAAAAAGAGAATACAATAAAAGTGTTGGTTATGGTTACAGAATACAACTTTATAACGGTACTGAAAAAAGAGCCAAAAGCCTCCGCAATCGCTTTCAATTAACTTTTCCTGATACCTATACAAAATTAAAATACGATGCTCCTGAATGGAAGATCCACGTAGGAAATTACAAAACTCGTTTAGAAGCAGATAAAGCACTTCACAAAATCCAAGAATCTTTTTCTGGAGCAATAGTTATCAACTTATAA